Proteins co-encoded in one Pelobates fuscus isolate aPelFus1 chromosome 5, aPelFus1.pri, whole genome shotgun sequence genomic window:
- the PIGU gene encoding phosphatidylinositol glycan anchor biosynthesis class U protein: MAAPLVLVVLVSVTIRAILFRSSLAGFISERVEVVSPLNSWKRVVEGMSLLDLGVSPYSGDVFHETPLMIYLFHFLVDYAEIVFMITDALTAVALYLAVQEYNKITFKTQKLYLELNKYATGSHELLRVPTEMYYIPLKVALFYLLNPYTVLSCVAKSTCAINNAIIAMFVLATVKGSPLLSAVFLALATYQSLYPITLFTPALLYLLQREFIPVKMKSAEFWLFSCQYASLYIGSLFILICHSFFLLNSWDFIHSIYGFILSVPDLTPNIGLFWYFFAEMFEHFSLFFVCVFQINVFFYTVPLTIKLKEHPFFLLFIQLAIISIFKSYPTVGDVALYMAFLPVWSHLSRFLRNLFFVSCMLMVCSLLFPVLWHLWIYAGSANSNFYYAITLSFNVGQILLVSDYFYAFLRREYHLQHGLYIMKKDGTEATLILK, from the exons ATGGCGGCTCCTTTGGTGCTGGTAGTACTGGTGTCCGTGACTATAAGGGCTATTTTGTTTCGGTCCAGCTTGGCAGGGTTTATCTCTGAACGGGTGGAGGTCGTATCTCCGTTGAACTCATGGAAGAGAG TGGTAGAAGGTATGTCACTTTTGGACCTCGGAGTGTCCCCTTACTCTGGAGATGTCTTTCACGAA ACCCCACTCATGATATATCTCTTCCACTTCCTTGTTGATTACGCAGAGATTGTGTTCATG ATAACAGATGCTCTTACAGCTGTTGCACTTTACCTGGCTGTTcaagaatataataaaataacg TTTAAAACGCAGAAGCTGTACTTGGAGCTCAATAAATATGCAACAGGAAGCCATGAACTTCTCAGGGTTCCGACAGAAATGTACTATATCCCTCTAAAAGTAGCActctt CTACTTGTTGAATCCTTATACAGTTCTATCCTGTGTGGCCAAATCCACGTGTGCCATTAACAATGCAATCATTGCTATGTTTGTCCTGGCTACTGTCAAAG GTAGCCCACTGTTAAGTGCTGTGTTTCTTGCTTTGGCAACCTACCAGTCTCTGTACCCAATCACCTTATTCACGCCGGCTCTCCTCTACTTGCTTCAG AGGGAATTTATCCCAGTGAAGATGAAAAGTGCTGAATTCTGGCTTTTCTCCTGTCAATATGCCTCCCTGTACATAGGCTCTCTGTTCATCTTGATTTGTCATTCGTTCTTCCTGCTAAACTCCTGGGATTTTATTCACTCTATATATGGCTTCAT ACTTTCAGTCCCAGATTTGACTCCAAACATTGGTCTGTTTTGGTATTTCTTCGCTGAGATGTTTGAACACTTCAGTCTGTTCTTCGTCTGCGTCTTTCAGATCAACGTTTTTTTCTATACCGTGCCTCTCACCATCAAGCTTAA GGAACATCCCTTTTTCCTGTTGTTTATACAGCTAGCGATCATCTCCATCTTCAAGTCTTATCCCACAGTGGGTGATGTGGCTTTATACATGGCCTTCCTACCTGTATGGTCTCACCTCTCTCGAT tccttCGAAACCTCTTCTTCGTATCCTGCATGCTGATGGTGTGCTCGCTGCTTTTCCCGGTCCTATGGCACTTGTGGATATATGCAGGTAGTGCTAATTCCAACTTCTACTATGCCATCACTCTATCGTTCAACGTAGGGCAG ATTCTTCTGGTGTCAgactatttttatgcatttttaagaagAGAGTATCACCTTCAACATGGTCTCTATATAATGAAAAAGGATGGAACTGAAGCCACTTTGATTTTGAAATAA